In Cloacibacterium caeni, a single window of DNA contains:
- a CDS encoding IS3 family transposase (programmed frameshift) encodes MGKSKYSVDFKLKAIKRYHKGDIGTDDLGKRIGVCGSLVRKWIKFYELYGVSGLVRLSNTHYTKDFKLKILSVIEKENLSLKEASRRFNIPAESSILSWQRNYKKNGILGLENRPRGRPKTMSNYKRKKKKTGKPLTREEELLERIYYLEAENAILKKFRRLNSGKEKSKAIEELRQDFDLAVLLHCTSMARSSFYYYQKRFQMKDKYAEIKEMIKQIYHRHKGRLGYRRITLLLKEKGILINHKTVLRLMKILGLKSIIRVKKYKSYKGEQGKIAPNVLQRNFKSDTPNQKWATDVTEFNVSGNKLYLSPIIDLFNGEIVSFDLSERPVFSQIIRMLKKSFRKVKSTQNIILHSDQGWQYQMKHYQNLLKEKGIIQSMSRKGNCLDNAVIENFFGTIKSEMFYARKFGSIQELKMEIVKYIHYYNNDRIRLNLKGKSPVQYRTLSFENIV; translated from the exons ATGGGGAAAAGTAAATATTCAGTAGACTTTAAATTAAAAGCTATAAAGAGATATCACAAAGGGGATATTGGAACAGACGATTTAGGAAAACGCATTGGAGTTTGTGGTTCCTTGGTTCGTAAATGGATAAAATTTTATGAACTTTATGGAGTTTCAGGACTTGTTCGGCTTTCCAATACGCATTACACAAAAGATTTTAAATTAAAGATTTTATCAGTAATTGAGAAAGAGAATTTAAGTTTAAAAGAAGCGTCGAGAAGGTTTAATATTCCTGCGGAGTCCAGTATTCTTAGTTGGCAGCGTAATTACAAAAAAAATGGTATTTTAGGTTTAGAAAACAGACCCAGGGGAAGACCTAAAACCATGAGTAATTACAAGCGAAAAAAAAAGAAAACAGGCAAGCCCTTAACAAGGGAGGAAGAACTGTTGGAGAGGATTTATTATTTAGAAGCCGAGAACGCCATTTTAAAAAAGT TTAGACGCCTTAATTCAGGAAAGGAAAAATCCAAAGCCATCGAAGAGTTAAGGCAGGACTTTGATTTAGCAGTACTGCTGCATTGTACATCGATGGCAAGAAGCAGTTTTTATTACTATCAAAAACGCTTTCAAATGAAAGATAAATATGCGGAAATAAAAGAAATGATTAAGCAGATTTATCATCGTCACAAAGGAAGGTTGGGCTATAGAAGAATTACTTTGCTTTTGAAAGAAAAAGGAATTTTGATTAATCACAAAACTGTTTTACGACTTATGAAAATATTAGGTTTAAAGAGTATTATCCGAGTGAAGAAATATAAATCTTACAAGGGAGAGCAAGGGAAAATTGCGCCCAATGTTCTACAGAGGAATTTCAAATCGGACACTCCTAATCAGAAATGGGCAACCGATGTTACAGAGTTTAATGTATCGGGTAATAAACTTTATCTATCTCCAATCATCGATTTATTTAATGGTGAAATTGTCAGTTTTGACTTATCTGAAAGACCTGTGTTTAGCCAAATCATCAGAATGCTAAAGAAATCATTCAGAAAAGTAAAATCTACACAAAACATCATTCTACATTCTGATCAAGGTTGGCAATATCAAATGAAACATTACCAAAACTTGTTAAAAGAAAAAGGTATTATTCAAAGTATGTCCCGAAAAGGAAACTGTTTGGACAATGCGGTGATAGAAAACTTTTTTGGAACGATAAAATCAGAAATGTTTTATGCCAGAAAGTTTGGTTCCATTCAGGAACTTAAGATGGAAATAGTGAAGTACATTCACTATTACAACAATGATAGAATAAGACTCAATCTCAAAGGAAAGAGTCCGGTACAGTACCGAACTCTTTCCTTTGAAAATATTGTTTAA
- a CDS encoding SH3 domain-containing protein, whose protein sequence is MSLQDKYSKVVSAAQSAEINGLKVVEQDGILYISGNTSTSAAKNKVWDAYGEIDASYSASDINIDIEITGLAKGTPLTVDTENSNLNIRQEPSIEGVILGKAAKGEVVTLVEQSSSDWWKIKTQDGEEGFAYSRYLKA, encoded by the coding sequence ATGTCATTACAAGATAAATACTCAAAGGTAGTTTCGGCTGCGCAGTCGGCTGAAATTAATGGTTTAAAGGTAGTGGAGCAAGATGGCATTCTTTACATTTCTGGAAATACTTCTACAAGCGCTGCAAAAAATAAAGTTTGGGATGCTTATGGAGAGATAGATGCCTCTTATTCAGCTTCTGATATCAATATAGATATAGAAATTACAGGTTTAGCTAAAGGAACTCCATTAACTGTAGATACAGAAAATTCTAATTTGAACATCAGACAAGAACCTTCTATAGAAGGAGTAATTTTAGGAAAAGCTGCAAAAGGCGAAGTAGTAACTCTAGTAGAACAATCTTCTAGCGATTGGTGGAAAATTAAAACCCAAGACGGAGAAGAAGGTTTCGCTTATTCTAGATATTTAAAAGCTTAA
- a CDS encoding BON domain-containing protein yields the protein MKKTIKITVLAFVFSFAAISCQKSVSDAELTTQSTTAISAYPETSVEVKDGVAHLSGTFAAQGDKDAAIAAIKNIKGVRDVMDMASVEAADPVMETITAIDQETQQKVADAIKDFPSVKMDVVNGEITLTGEVTAEQARKIKMSVDALKVGKVNYDYNVKK from the coding sequence ATGAAAAAAACGATTAAAATCACTGTTTTAGCTTTTGTGTTTTCTTTTGCAGCCATCTCATGTCAAAAATCTGTTTCAGATGCAGAACTGACTACACAATCTACTACAGCTATCTCTGCGTATCCTGAAACTTCCGTTGAGGTAAAAGATGGAGTGGCACATTTAAGCGGAACTTTTGCTGCTCAAGGAGATAAAGATGCTGCCATTGCTGCGATTAAAAATATTAAAGGAGTAAGAGATGTAATGGATATGGCAAGTGTAGAAGCTGCTGATCCTGTAATGGAGACGATTACAGCGATTGACCAAGAAACTCAACAAAAAGTAGCAGATGCTATTAAGGATTTTCCATCGGTAAAAATGGACGTGGTGAATGGCGAAATTACTTTAACTGGAGAAGTTACAGCAGAACAAGCAAGAAAAATTAAAATGTCTGTAGATGCCCTGAAAGTAGGAAAAGTAAATTATGATTATAACGTTAAAAAATAA